Proteins from a genomic interval of Niabella soli DSM 19437:
- a CDS encoding HupE/UreJ family protein, with the protein MNSFIFYFAEGWKHIISWDALDHQLFIVALAIIYTFRDWKKVLVLVTAFTIGHSVTLALSVFDIIRVPSAWIEFLIPVTILITALWNMLRGKQLKKINGNYFMALFFGLIHGLGFANALRIMIAGDQSIGMSLLGFNLGLEAGQVLVVFLILVVSKLILDTIKIPQQIYIFAVSAIVFLLSVKMAIERIPSLS; encoded by the coding sequence ATGAATAGTTTTATTTTCTATTTTGCTGAAGGGTGGAAACACATCATCAGTTGGGATGCTTTGGATCACCAACTGTTTATAGTAGCATTAGCCATAATTTACACGTTCCGGGATTGGAAAAAAGTGCTGGTTCTGGTGACCGCTTTTACTATTGGTCATTCGGTTACCCTGGCATTAAGTGTTTTCGATATTATTCGTGTTCCATCTGCCTGGATAGAGTTCCTGATCCCGGTAACAATCCTGATCACTGCACTCTGGAATATGCTGCGCGGGAAGCAGTTGAAAAAAATAAATGGTAATTATTTTATGGCCTTATTTTTTGGATTGATCCACGGCCTGGGTTTTGCCAATGCGCTCCGCATCATGATCGCCGGCGACCAATCCATTGGCATGAGCCTGCTGGGTTTTAACCTGGGCCTGGAAGCGGGACAGGTGCTCGTCGTTTTCCTGATCCTCGTGGTTTCGAAACTAATCCTCGATACTATAAAAATTCCTCAACAAATCTATATTTTTGCGGTTTCCGCAATAGTTTTCCTTTTATCGGTAAAGATGGCTATTGAGCGAATCCCTTCATTGAGTTAA
- a CDS encoding DUF6702 family protein: MAKWINKWRFFLLVLSLLVTGGSFSSTALHPFHVSASEIEYNAKENRLEISSKIFTDDFEKVLERLYKTKADFNNKTLKPQMNGLVTQYITTHLSVRTNGRLLPLKFFGWEVDHEAVYIYTTAAAPNFDAKNITVENTILYDLFEDQLNIVHFIVNGNRKSSKLNYPERKVGFSF, encoded by the coding sequence ATGGCTAAATGGATCAATAAATGGCGCTTTTTTTTATTGGTGCTTTCCCTGCTGGTGACCGGAGGTTCTTTCAGTTCCACTGCCCTGCATCCTTTTCATGTAAGCGCTTCGGAGATCGAATACAATGCCAAAGAGAACCGGCTGGAAATCAGCAGCAAGATCTTTACGGACGACTTTGAAAAAGTGCTGGAACGCCTCTATAAGACAAAAGCAGATTTTAATAACAAAACCTTAAAACCACAGATGAACGGGCTGGTAACGCAATATATTACCACACATTTAAGCGTACGCACCAACGGCCGGTTGCTGCCCCTTAAATTTTTTGGCTGGGAAGTGGACCACGAGGCCGTATATATTTACACAACGGCAGCCGCGCCCAATTTCGATGCTAAAAATATCACGGTGGAAAATACCATTCTGTATGATCTTTTTGAAGACCAACTGAACATTGTACATTTCATTGTGAACGGAAACCGGAAAAGCAGTAAGTTGAATTATCCCGAACGGAAGGTGGGGTTTAGTTTTTAG
- a CDS encoding TraB/GumN family protein, with product MIYRRNIPTLFILLGLMLRCAVGSGQQTTQANSVLWRITGNHLNAPSYLLGTLHIACGEDFEIKPKVKAVMQLVRTITFEADINNTQGSDKLIELTKPVPGILDTLKPGKLKLLDSLFKENNLTRDALSYTSPFGLMSILTVKTFNCPNASGMKMMEPELYTIAQNYSLQVDHLESVDFQIGLIQSTNTIDDLIASMQDMKTAPAFTKQLVLDYRNENLPKLTALMNDPRFMSTADEIKLLKKRNKNWVAIMPGKMKNSPTLFAVGAGHLGGADGLISLLQKKGYTLTPVYN from the coding sequence ATGATTTACAGGCGAAATATACCAACCCTTTTTATTTTGCTAGGATTGATGCTGCGCTGCGCGGTTGGCAGCGGCCAGCAAACAACGCAAGCCAATTCCGTACTGTGGCGCATCACCGGGAATCATTTAAATGCGCCGTCGTACCTGTTGGGCACCTTACATATTGCCTGCGGCGAAGATTTCGAGATCAAACCCAAAGTTAAGGCGGTGATGCAACTGGTAAGAACCATCACGTTTGAAGCGGATATTAATAATACTCAGGGAAGCGATAAGCTTATTGAGCTAACGAAGCCGGTTCCGGGGATCCTGGATACCCTGAAACCCGGTAAGTTAAAATTGCTGGACAGTTTATTTAAAGAGAATAACCTGACGCGGGATGCATTAAGCTATACTTCCCCCTTCGGCCTGATGTCTATTTTGACGGTGAAAACATTTAACTGCCCCAATGCATCGGGTATGAAAATGATGGAGCCGGAACTGTATACTATAGCACAGAACTATTCCCTGCAGGTGGATCACCTGGAATCGGTCGATTTCCAGATCGGATTAATTCAATCAACGAATACCATTGATGATCTGATTGCATCCATGCAGGACATGAAAACGGCACCGGCATTCACCAAACAATTAGTGCTGGATTACCGGAACGAAAATTTGCCGAAGCTTACAGCCCTTATGAATGATCCCCGCTTTATGAGCACAGCCGACGAAATAAAGCTGCTAAAAAAACGCAACAAAAACTGGGTTGCTATTATGCCCGGGAAAATGAAAAACAGCCCTACCCTTTTTGCCGTGGGCGCCGGCCACCTAGGGGGCGCCGATGGGCTGATCAGCCTGTTGCAAAAAAAAGGATACACCCTTACTCCGGTGTATAATTAG
- a CDS encoding phosphatase PAP2 family protein, with translation MACFLYIPLPDWFVKPDRWLFELVNVKMANPFMDGVMPLFRNPFIWAPLYLFAIAFVLINFKQKGAWWLLLFICTAASTDLIGVHAFKDVFERLRPCNDPVMTGHVRMVLGRCSGGFSFVSNHAINHFGIATFFFVTFRSFFRYAWVLLVWAGIIGFAQIYVGVHYPFDVLAGSLLGVLIGVFWGNLFNKRFGFVIFDKQSTQLD, from the coding sequence ATGGCCTGTTTCCTGTATATACCGCTCCCCGACTGGTTTGTAAAACCGGATCGCTGGTTGTTTGAGCTGGTTAATGTAAAAATGGCAAATCCTTTTATGGATGGCGTAATGCCATTATTCAGGAATCCGTTTATCTGGGCGCCGCTTTATCTTTTTGCGATAGCCTTTGTACTGATAAATTTTAAGCAGAAAGGCGCCTGGTGGCTGTTGTTGTTTATTTGCACGGCAGCCAGTACTGATCTGATCGGGGTGCATGCTTTTAAAGATGTTTTTGAGCGGTTACGGCCCTGCAATGACCCTGTAATGACTGGTCATGTAAGAATGGTATTGGGTCGCTGCTCCGGCGGGTTCAGTTTTGTATCGAACCACGCCATCAATCATTTTGGCATTGCCACTTTCTTTTTTGTAACCTTCCGGTCTTTTTTCCGCTATGCATGGGTGTTGCTGGTGTGGGCAGGCATTATCGGCTTTGCCCAGATCTATGTGGGCGTACATTATCCTTTTGATGTACTTGCGGGCTCCCTCCTGGGCGTTCTTATCGGGGTATTCTGGGGGAACCTTTTTAATAAAAGATTTGGATTTGTTATCTTCGATAAGCAATCAACTCAATTAGATTAA
- a CDS encoding hemolysin family protein — protein MELFIIALLILLNGLFSMAEIALVSARKARLEAQAAKGDKEAEEALKLANHPDIFLSTVQIGITLIGILTGIYSGEKITGHIVDFLNKFPAVAPYSKGVATTTVVILITYFTLIFGELVPKRIGLSRPEKIAKFVARPMRLISMITYPFIWLLTKSSSLISKLLNIKTEDNQVTEEEIKAMINEGTEQGTLEETEQEIIERVFHLSDRNITSLMTHRSDIVWFNVDDTEETIREKILSEPHSIYPICDGEIDHIKGVISLKDLYTNKHTVPLKDLMRPALFVPENNTAFRVMEKFKESQLHSCFIVDEYGSVLGMITLNDILEAIIGDMPEENEDDYEITEREDGSFLVDAQIPFYDFLSYFDKAEWMNEGEQEFDTLAGFILHRLKQIPVTGDKLDWNGFDLEIVDMDGHRIDKVLVTISQELRDEMEEE, from the coding sequence ATGGAATTATTTATAATAGCCTTGTTGATTTTACTCAATGGACTATTTTCTATGGCTGAAATAGCCCTTGTGTCAGCCCGGAAAGCACGATTGGAGGCGCAGGCAGCTAAAGGCGATAAAGAAGCGGAAGAAGCGCTTAAGCTGGCCAATCATCCTGATATTTTTCTTTCCACTGTGCAAATAGGCATTACGCTTATTGGCATCCTTACCGGTATTTATTCCGGGGAGAAGATCACCGGGCATATTGTCGATTTTTTGAACAAATTTCCTGCTGTTGCGCCATACAGTAAAGGGGTGGCCACCACTACGGTGGTGATCCTGATCACCTATTTTACACTTATTTTCGGTGAGTTGGTGCCCAAGCGCATCGGCTTGTCCCGCCCCGAGAAGATCGCCAAATTTGTGGCGCGCCCCATGCGGCTGATCAGTATGATCACCTATCCGTTCATATGGCTGCTGACCAAATCCAGTAGTTTGATCAGCAAACTATTAAACATTAAAACGGAGGACAACCAGGTAACGGAAGAGGAAATAAAAGCCATGATCAATGAGGGAACTGAGCAGGGAACGCTGGAAGAGACCGAGCAGGAGATCATTGAGCGGGTATTTCACCTGAGCGACCGGAACATCACCTCACTGATGACCCACCGCAGTGATATTGTGTGGTTTAATGTGGATGATACGGAGGAAACGATCCGGGAAAAGATCCTGAGTGAACCACATTCTATTTACCCCATTTGCGACGGGGAGATCGACCATATTAAAGGGGTGATTTCTTTAAAGGATCTGTACACCAATAAACATACGGTTCCGCTGAAAGACCTGATGCGGCCGGCACTTTTTGTTCCTGAGAATAATACAGCCTTCCGGGTAATGGAAAAGTTTAAAGAATCGCAACTGCATTCCTGCTTTATTGTGGATGAATATGGCAGTGTGCTGGGGATGATCACACTAAATGATATCCTGGAAGCGATCATCGGCGATATGCCTGAGGAAAATGAGGATGACTATGAAATAACCGAACGGGAAGACGGGTCGTTCCTGGTGGATGCACAGATCCCGTTTTATGACTTCCTGTCTTATTTTGATAAGGCGGAATGGATGAACGAAGGCGAACAGGAATTTGATACGCTGGCGGGATTCATCCTGCACCGGTTAAAACAGATCCCGGTCACGGGTGATAAGCTGGACTGGAACGGATTTGACCTGGAGATCGTGGATATGGACGGCCACCGGATCGATAAAGTACTGGTAACGATCAGCCAGGAGCTAAGGGATGAGATGGAGGAGGAGTAA
- a CDS encoding DUF6515 family protein, which yields MNKNIIKFGMFLLGALLLLANSSFAQYRRHAPRPRYYHYRSAPRVSVGIGIGGYGPVRPYYGYGRPGFSFGFGLPIGAFYGSLPIGYSRFYFGGVPYYYYDNTYYVQNNQGYEVVAPPLGGTLERLPRGTRLVKINGQNYYEFNGTYFSPDIDGNGHKYYVVIGTNGELNLDEADKARAGAENNQNYREDPNNNRSDMPLQQTPDYNYNSDDNNRQENTAPMENNGNDDTNAVYDNRPQVGDQFDQLPKNSKAVNLDGKRVYVSPAGTYYKTVTVEGKTVYEVTDNKR from the coding sequence ATGAACAAGAATATTATAAAATTTGGCATGTTTCTTTTAGGAGCCTTGCTTCTGTTAGCCAACAGCAGTTTTGCTCAATACAGAAGACATGCGCCCCGGCCGAGGTACTACCATTACCGGTCGGCCCCAAGGGTATCTGTAGGTATCGGGATTGGAGGATATGGCCCCGTGCGTCCTTATTATGGTTATGGGCGTCCTGGTTTTTCTTTCGGCTTTGGGCTCCCTATCGGTGCTTTTTATGGATCGCTGCCAATTGGCTATTCCCGTTTTTACTTTGGCGGGGTTCCTTATTATTACTATGATAATACCTACTATGTCCAAAATAACCAGGGATATGAAGTAGTGGCTCCTCCGTTGGGCGGCACACTGGAGCGGTTACCAAGAGGTACCCGCCTCGTAAAGATCAACGGGCAGAACTACTATGAATTCAATGGCACGTATTTTTCGCCGGATATAGATGGTAACGGCCATAAGTATTATGTAGTGATAGGCACCAATGGCGAACTGAACCTGGATGAAGCAGACAAGGCCCGTGCAGGCGCAGAAAACAATCAGAATTACCGCGAAGACCCAAATAACAACCGGTCCGATATGCCCCTGCAGCAGACGCCGGACTATAATTATAATAGTGATGACAATAACCGCCAGGAAAATACAGCCCCGATGGAGAACAATGGCAATGACGATACAAATGCCGTTTATGATAACCGGCCACAGGTGGGCGACCAGTTTGATCAATTGCCTAAAAACAGCAAAGCGGTAAACCTGGACGGCAAACGGGTATATGTATCGCCCGCCGGAACCTATTATAAAACGGTAACAGTAGAGGGGAAGACCGTTTATGAGGTAACAGATAATAAAAGGTAA
- a CDS encoding M1 family metallopeptidase has translation MRKILLAIVCFCAVQSQAQNIQNNPQSNHGNKFEQLGTILPTPNEYRTASGAPGPKYWQQRCDYVIKATLDEKNLKLTGSETLNYFNNSPDPLTYIWIQLDENEHSNINNADYQNSSVLPEAITDKMVAKMDADAGPDNGYGHKIKAITDMSGKAIPYTINKTMMRVDLPAPLKPGQRFQFKIDWSYKISDRMAYGGRGGYEYFPGDGNCLFTMTQWYPRVCVYSDFQGWQNHQFTGRGEFALTFGNFDVEMTVPADHIIGSTGECQNYAQVLSKTQMERYKLASNAKEPVEIVTLEEATAAEKNKSAQTKTWHFKADNVRDFAWTSSRKFIWDGMPQLINGKKVMCMSFYGKEAYGLYRKFSTRAVAHTIKTYSSFTFPYPYPVAQSIEAANGMEYPMICFNYGRTEKDGTYSEATKNGMLGVIIHEVGHNFFPMIVNSDERQWTWMDEGLNTFVQYLTEELWDNKFPSKRGPAWAIVDYMKLPKNQLEPIMTNSENIELFGPNAYSKPATGLNILRETIMGRDLFDYSFKEYARRWAFKHPTPADLFRTMEDASGEDLDWFWRGWFYGIDPVDISLDSVKFAKADLNSPLPQPRKIVKKMDAPEVNAFEDISKIRNREDKKITFYTDTDKGARDFYWRYDRGQEKYDSTKKVTIELPQTVDALTPETKQKLGDSYFYELSLSNKGGMVMPVIIEWTFKDGSKETDRIPAQIWRHNEQKVKKLFMKHKEVAAIRLDPLRETADIDESNNVWQTLPAPTKFKAYSQKQAMARGQSFGTNPMQQAKQ, from the coding sequence ATGAGAAAAATTCTTTTGGCTATTGTTTGTTTTTGTGCGGTACAATCCCAGGCGCAAAATATTCAGAATAATCCCCAAAGCAACCATGGTAACAAGTTTGAGCAACTGGGCACCATATTACCTACCCCTAATGAATACCGTACTGCCAGCGGCGCCCCCGGCCCAAAATACTGGCAGCAACGCTGCGATTATGTGATCAAAGCCACGCTGGATGAAAAAAATCTGAAGCTGACGGGTAGTGAAACCCTTAATTATTTTAATAACTCACCAGACCCCTTAACCTATATATGGATCCAACTGGATGAAAATGAGCATAGCAATATTAATAATGCTGACTACCAGAACAGTTCCGTGTTGCCGGAAGCCATTACCGATAAAATGGTGGCAAAAATGGACGCAGACGCCGGGCCGGATAACGGCTACGGGCATAAAATAAAGGCGATCACCGACATGAGCGGGAAAGCGATACCGTACACCATCAATAAGACGATGATGCGGGTAGACCTGCCGGCTCCACTGAAACCGGGTCAGCGTTTTCAGTTTAAAATAGATTGGTCGTATAAGATATCCGATCGCATGGCCTATGGTGGCCGTGGCGGGTATGAATATTTTCCGGGGGATGGCAATTGCCTGTTTACAATGACCCAATGGTACCCCCGGGTTTGTGTGTACAGCGATTTCCAGGGCTGGCAGAACCACCAGTTTACCGGTAGGGGAGAATTTGCGCTGACCTTCGGCAATTTTGATGTGGAAATGACCGTACCCGCCGATCATATTATCGGCAGCACCGGCGAATGCCAGAACTATGCGCAGGTGTTATCAAAGACACAAATGGAACGCTATAAACTGGCATCCAATGCTAAGGAGCCTGTTGAGATCGTGACGCTGGAGGAAGCCACTGCCGCAGAAAAAAATAAAAGCGCTCAAACAAAGACATGGCATTTTAAAGCCGATAATGTGCGCGATTTTGCGTGGACAAGCTCCCGTAAATTTATTTGGGACGGTATGCCACAGCTTATTAATGGCAAAAAGGTCATGTGCATGAGCTTTTATGGAAAAGAGGCCTATGGCTTGTATCGTAAATTTTCAACCAGGGCGGTGGCGCACACGATTAAAACCTATTCTTCTTTTACCTTTCCTTATCCCTATCCCGTGGCGCAAAGCATAGAAGCCGCTAATGGGATGGAATATCCCATGATCTGTTTCAACTACGGGCGTACAGAAAAAGACGGCACCTATAGCGAAGCCACGAAGAACGGGATGCTGGGCGTGATCATTCACGAAGTGGGACATAACTTTTTCCCGATGATCGTAAACAGCGATGAACGCCAATGGACCTGGATGGACGAAGGCCTGAACACTTTTGTGCAATATCTTACGGAAGAGTTATGGGATAACAAATTTCCGAGTAAACGCGGACCAGCCTGGGCCATTGTGGATTATATGAAACTGCCTAAAAACCAACTGGAGCCCATAATGACCAACTCAGAAAATATTGAGCTGTTTGGTCCGAATGCTTATTCCAAACCGGCAACCGGACTGAATATTTTGCGGGAGACCATTATGGGCAGGGATTTATTTGATTATTCCTTTAAAGAATATGCGCGTCGCTGGGCCTTTAAGCATCCTACGCCTGCCGACCTGTTCCGGACAATGGAAGACGCCAGTGGCGAGGATCTAGACTGGTTTTGGCGGGGCTGGTTTTACGGGATAGATCCGGTTGATATTTCGCTGGACTCAGTAAAATTTGCTAAAGCCGATTTGAACAGCCCACTACCCCAACCCAGAAAAATAGTGAAGAAGATGGATGCACCGGAGGTGAATGCCTTCGAGGATATTTCCAAGATCCGGAACAGGGAAGACAAGAAAATAACTTTTTATACGGATACCGATAAGGGTGCGCGCGACTTTTACTGGCGCTATGACCGTGGGCAGGAAAAATACGATTCCACTAAAAAAGTAACAATAGAACTACCTCAGACCGTTGATGCGTTAACACCGGAAACAAAACAAAAGCTTGGCGACAGTTATTTTTATGAGCTCAGCCTTTCTAACAAAGGCGGAATGGTAATGCCGGTCATCATTGAATGGACGTTTAAAGACGGTTCAAAAGAGACAGACCGCATTCCCGCGCAAATTTGGCGGCATAATGAGCAGAAAGTAAAGAAACTCTTTATGAAGCATAAGGAAGTAGCAGCTATTCGCCTGGATCCTTTGCGTGAAACAGCGGATATTGATGAGTCGAACAATGTATGGCAAACCCTGCCAGCGCCAACGAAATTCAAAGCCTACTCGCAAAAGCAGGCAATGGCCCGTGGACAGAGTTTTGGTACCAACCCCATGCAGCAGGCAAAGCAATAG
- a CDS encoding DeoR/GlpR family DNA-binding transcription regulator, translating into MSTKLGEDMKVSEDTVRRDLQELANAGKLIKVHGGALSLAFNEVQFTNGTIYSQSQKAIIAQKAIGLIKEQMYVLTSGGTTIIEMAKQLPPHLKATFITGSIPVLNAYVSHPNINVIVVGDRVNKEARITVGASAIAKIREVNADLCILGTNAIDLQRGITDSDWEVVELKKAMIASSAKTVCLTIAEKLNSFEALQVCGLQQIDYLVTELDPDDKLLRPYVKAGVTVL; encoded by the coding sequence TTGAGTACCAAACTCGGTGAGGACATGAAGGTTTCTGAGGATACGGTGCGGAGGGATCTGCAGGAACTGGCCAATGCAGGGAAGCTGATTAAAGTGCATGGCGGGGCGTTATCGTTGGCGTTCAATGAAGTTCAGTTTACTAATGGAACCATCTATTCTCAATCGCAGAAAGCAATAATTGCGCAGAAAGCCATTGGGCTGATCAAAGAACAGATGTACGTGCTTACAAGCGGGGGGACCACTATTATCGAAATGGCTAAACAACTGCCGCCGCATTTGAAAGCAACGTTTATAACGGGGAGCATACCGGTGTTGAATGCCTATGTGTCGCACCCGAACATTAACGTGATCGTGGTGGGCGACCGGGTAAACAAGGAAGCGCGGATCACCGTAGGGGCGAGTGCCATAGCAAAGATCAGGGAAGTAAATGCAGATTTATGCATCCTTGGTACCAACGCCATTGACCTGCAAAGGGGGATAACGGACAGCGATTGGGAGGTGGTGGAATTAAAGAAGGCGATGATTGCTTCATCAGCAAAAACAGTTTGCCTGACGATTGCGGAGAAACTGAATTCTTTTGAAGCGCTGCAGGTATGCGGGTTACAACAGATCGACTATCTGGTAACCGAGCTGGACCCGGACGACAAATTGTTACGCCCCTATGTGAAAGCAGGGGTGACGGTTTTATAG
- a CDS encoding acetyl-CoA C-acyltransferase, which yields MQEAYIVAGYRTAVAKAKKGGFRFYRPDDLAITVIKGLMAAVPQLDAKQVDDVLVGNAVPEAEQGLQVGRIIAARALGIEVPGATVNRYCASGLETIAIATAKIRTGQADCIIAGGTESMSMVPASGWKTVPSFQIASDDPDYYLNMGLTAEAVSKEFNISREAADAFSLNSHKKAINAISNGYFKEGILPVNVEAITIDEKGKRQVKQFTVDTDEGPRADTSLEALQKLKPVFAADGVVTAGNSSQTSDGAAFVIVMGEKMMNELQLNPIGRLVSTAVAGVHPRIMGIGPVHAIPKALSRAGMSLNDIDLIELNEAFAAQSLAVIQQAQLDPEKVNINGGAIALGHPLGCTGCKLTVQILSDLKRLNKKYGMVAACVGGGQGIAGIIERM from the coding sequence ATGCAGGAAGCCTATATTGTTGCGGGATATCGCACCGCGGTGGCAAAAGCCAAAAAAGGCGGGTTCCGCTTTTATCGCCCGGACGACCTGGCCATAACTGTTATTAAAGGCCTTATGGCCGCCGTACCCCAACTGGATGCTAAACAGGTAGACGATGTGCTCGTGGGTAATGCCGTGCCCGAAGCGGAGCAGGGCCTGCAGGTGGGGCGCATCATTGCCGCCCGTGCCCTGGGTATTGAAGTACCGGGCGCTACCGTTAATCGTTATTGTGCCTCAGGATTGGAGACGATCGCCATCGCCACCGCTAAGATCCGTACCGGCCAGGCAGACTGTATCATCGCCGGTGGCACCGAAAGCATGAGCATGGTACCGGCATCGGGCTGGAAAACCGTCCCCTCCTTCCAGATCGCCAGCGACGATCCGGATTATTACCTGAACATGGGGCTTACCGCCGAGGCCGTTTCCAAAGAATTTAATATTAGCCGCGAAGCAGCCGATGCCTTCAGCCTGAACTCGCACAAAAAAGCAATCAACGCCATCAGTAATGGTTATTTCAAAGAAGGCATTCTGCCCGTCAACGTTGAAGCGATTACTATTGATGAAAAAGGAAAACGACAGGTAAAACAATTTACCGTTGATACAGATGAAGGGCCCCGCGCCGACACTTCCCTGGAGGCCCTGCAAAAACTGAAACCGGTATTTGCCGCTGATGGTGTGGTAACGGCGGGCAACTCCTCGCAAACAAGTGACGGCGCTGCCTTTGTAATAGTGATGGGCGAAAAAATGATGAACGAACTGCAGCTAAACCCCATCGGAAGATTAGTGTCCACCGCAGTAGCCGGCGTGCATCCACGCATTATGGGCATCGGCCCGGTACACGCCATTCCTAAAGCATTGAGCCGCGCAGGTATGTCTTTAAACGACATCGACCTTATCGAATTGAACGAGGCCTTCGCCGCTCAATCCCTTGCGGTAATACAACAAGCACAATTGGATCCGGAAAAAGTAAATATTAACGGCGGGGCCATTGCATTGGGCCATCCGCTGGGGTGCACCGGTTGCAAACTGACCGTCCAGATCCTCAGCGATCTGAAACGCCTCAACAAAAAATACGGAATGGTAGCCGCCTGTGTTGGCGGCGGGCAGGGCATTGCAGGCATTATTGAGAGAATGTAA